The DNA window ATTTGTTAATGGTATCATGTGGATGCTCTCATAATTAGGTTGTAGCTTAAATTGTTTGATATTTGGTCAAGGCTTGTAAGTGTTTCATGGCTTCATTCGTGCTCTTGTTTGCTGTGGATCCTGCAAACCTTGATTCATTTTTCGTGTTTTCTTTTCAGATTGACACGAAGGATATTCTGTTCATTTGTGGGGGTGCCTTCATTGATTTAGAGAAAACAATTTCAGAAAGGTTATCGCAATACATATTCTGctattttgctatttttcttATGTCTTTTTTCTCATTTAAACCTGACAAGTTTTTGTGCTCATTTCCAGACGTCAAGATTCTTCTATTGGATTTGGTGCTCCAGTACGTGCAAATATGAGGGGTGGTGGTGTTACTGATTCTGCGGTTACTTCAACGTTATTAGAAACTGTAAGCGCACTCCATACCTGATAAggaaataacatttttttttattgttgtcttattattattaattttttgtaatcaTTCCTTTTTCATATGAATACTACGAGACATTTCGCTATTTCACATAACATGGTTGTTACTTGTTGCAGGTTGAAAGTGGCGATCTCATTTCATATGGCTTAATACCTGAATTTGTTGGGCGATTTCCCGTTCTTGTCAGTCTGTCGGCACTTACAGAAAATCAACTCGTCCAGGTGAGAACTTTCTGCTATTTGGAGAAATAATTGTGCACCCAGGGTAATTTTTATGTCCTCCAGAACAATGAgactaaatatttttattaatcaatatcaatatgtAATTATGTATTTAATAAGTTTGGGCTTTTTTTTGTTTACATCTGTATGCCCACACTACCAAATATTCCTGATTTGTGGGAATCTGATTCACACCATCCATGCCCTTCTTAATTCTTGGATGCATTATTCTAAGCCTAACCTTGCTGTACGGAATTCTATGTTTTCCTGTGTTTCTTAGTAGCAAATCTGTTTTACAGGTTCTAACAGAGCCTAAGAATGCTTTGGGAAAGCAATACAGGAAAATGTTTCGGATGAATGGTGTAAGTAAAAACATCAGATCAAAGATTGTCTCATGCATTTTTAATCGTGGCTTCTTGCATTTCTTATTCTTACTAAAGCACTCTCGGTCTGTATGCGTGATCTTTTCAGGTCAAATTGCATTTCACAGAAAGAGCCTTGAGATTAATTTCTAAGAAAGCAATATCCAAAAACACCGGTGCTCGAGGCCTAAGGTCAATACTAGAGAATATATTGATGGACGCCATGTATGAGGTTTGCtaatttctttctcttctttctaACTTCCATTCATAACCCGAGCTTATTTATCCCAGAGAATAAAAATCAAGGAAAAGGGGTTTATTTGATATTCTACTGTTTATGAAGACATTATAAATTGGCTTTGTCACGGATGATCACGATCACAATCATTAATGTTTTTGCCATGGTTATTTTCAGATACCGGATGTTAGAACCGGCAATGACATAATCGATGCAGTTGTGGTTGATGAAGAGGCTGTGGGGTTGGAAGGCGGCCAAGGTTGTGGGGCCAAAATCCTGTATGGAAATGGTGCATTGGACAGTTATCTTTCACAACAAAAATTAAAGGTTGTTGAGGTTAGTGTTAGTAATTACTTGGTTTAGCATCAGTTAATATGGAATTTGTAGATAATAAGGCTTTTTTGTTTATTCATGTGTGTTTTGCAGTCTGTATCTACAACAGAGGGGTCAGATGTAGAACCTGAAGAGCTTCCATCTGTTGTTGCCAGCATGTAATTCTCTGCCTAAATTGTTTGTTTTTATCTTCTCTAATAATAGATTTGtacataataaatttttatattattatttcatagtAATATGTATGTATCATATATAATAAGGCAATTCTcataatagatttggacttGATTTACTTACACTTTTAAGCTATATAGCAGCAACCTTCATTTATGGTTTTAACAAAAAGaccaaatacaaaaataaaacaagtttttttttttatatattttatatagttGAATTCCAAATCTTGGATTTTGTTCTTTAAGGGTCTTTTTATTGtttcttttataattttctgtGGATTTAGAGATTTGTAAAGCTAATCCGGAAGAGAAAGTGTTAAAAAGGTAATGTAATTTTAAGTGGGACCTATAATTTGATCATAATAGTTTTTTTGTGAAGGATGGCAACTCGAATCTCCACTTTGTTTTTGTGATTAATATATTGAAAgaaatgacaaaaatatttattcaaaTCTAGTTTATTTATACCTACAATTAGCATATGTCAAAATCAAATACAAACGATCAAATGTCAAATATCACATAATTCTTACTAAACTTGTGGATCTTTTAATTCTTAAGGGGCTGTTTGGAATAGGTTAATCTTAGTAAGGGAatggtaatgtgaaacattaccTTGTTTGTTTAGAGGGTTTAGCCTTGGAatgttattaccctagtaataTAACTACTTTTGAGGAGGGTAATGTTCATACCTTAAAAAAGGGTAGGATTGAATTATTAGCTTCCATCatattaatttgaatatatatttagtctgtgagatcagttttttttttttaactaagttattttatattattagcaatAACATATATAGATTTATTATACAAAAATTTTATGCGGATGGTGTACATAAATAACATattgaacaaaaataaatagaataattaacttttttagtccctgtacttatgacactatactatgatgccccttaatttataagtgtagttaaaaataccccctaaaatatatcagttggaatagtataatccttctatctaattctgttaaaattgactaaagttgactgttaaattaatattgtggcattatacatagatagtagttgaaaaattatataccattaggaaaataaattacaagtcataaaaattacaatcacaggaaaaaaaaaaataaaaaataacatcccaaaaaatagaatatcattaccttaattttccaaaaatcccatgttctttctagtgatatccatctcttcaaatactgtagaatcctaattttacacctttttctaatttgaactgctaaaaaacgattggaattattttaataaaattatttttattaaatttttttttaaaaggttatgaaatcattttttaatcatctttcattgtcagttattatgccacctcatagtcaatttttcctctaaaaagagatgaaattactactctatcctttgttataataccacatcatcaatacaaacagtatttttaaacaaaataaacagaaggactaaatgtatgcatataaaattatacaaggactatttgtaacaagctgaatagattaaggggcataatagtatagtgtcataagtacagggggtaaaaaagataattattcaaataaataacatagtgataaaatatatagaaatgttcattttaattaataaaaaatgcaataaaatctaatgtttactaattaataaatatatttctttaataaataaatattttatttttatatgtaatttacattaaatagatataataaaaaaatatttttattttaattttttaaaataatatatataagatttATGTACTCAACCAAACAGTGTAATTTAATTAACAGTAATATGATTACATATAACCCTACACAGCCAAACACAGTTTACACATTTCCTTATAATCATATTTTCCTTCATAATATtccctataatcaaattaatagACTAATAGtaatttcaataatttaaaaaatatatatatacagtaggGAATATATTTACggttttttagattttaattacataaaatatgatcttttggtatatttttatggtgtatattttattttattattgattttttttattatttaaatattattttttatgttttggtgttttgttgttatttttatgtagttttttttttatttttgtagaaTATTgtcaaaatgtaaaaaaaaaatatatgtaacaCTTCTTAACgagtattacccatgaatagttactaaataaatttaactgtaaatattaattttaaaaatatcaaaccatgGAATGAtaatctaataacgaataatgaaaccacaaatttaaatttctatgctttattaactacttaattaaaaaaaaatattaaaaaatatctctttttacattatatcaaaaatatgttcatacaaaaatatttaaactcaaactcaactttttctttttttattttgcttgctaaaaaactatttgttttaaaatattcttttaccGATAGAACAATCCCAACCctgatataaaaatgagagatttttttaattagatatatgtaaaaataatttcaaacaataactaataattaacgATCAATTCTACAGCTGCCTATTGATTGGGTTGGGCCTCAGTTAACATGTGGGCCGAAGCCCAAACTATTGGGTCGTATTGATTGGGTTTCCCTCTCTTTCATCATCTTCTTGTAAGGATTCTAATCTGATTTGTGAATATTGGGTGTTCGAACCATTCACATctcttctctcttctctcttcttcAATCCTCAATTCCTCATCTTCTTCGTCCTCGATTTCGTTTCGCTGGTAGATTTCGGTTtcaactcttcttcttctcctctctCTCCATTTCGCTGGTAGATTTCGGCCCGGTATCTCTTATCTCTTTCCTATGGTATAATTGTGGTTGGAGATTTGTTCTTTTGTAAAATGGGTTTTATGCACTCaaggtttatttttacttttctaagCAAATGTTGGTGTTCCAACTATGGGAACTATGGGAGCTGTTCCTTCTGGGCAAATGTTGCCTTGGATTAAAGTTggctaatttaatttttcacttttttttttcttttgttttgttatcAATTGTTCAAATTCTTGATATCTTATCTCTGTCAATTAAcgttattatatttaattgctAAAGAGTGGAGTAGTAGTCATTGATAATTTTcatttggaaaattttatttttggagaTACATAATCAGCTGGGAGATGCTATGGATTTCATGGAGCCTAAGAAGAAGATAGTATTTGTGACTGTGGGAACAACTTGTTTTGATGCTCTTGTCAAAACAATGGACACTCAAGTAGTTAAAGAAGAGCTATTTAGAAGAGGGTATACCCACCTTCTCATCCAAATGGGCCGTGGCTCTTATGTCCCCACTAAGGTATCACTGCTAGCTACATTATTCTGACTTAATTAAGGTAATGGAGGAAATCCTTTATAAAATCACAAAGGAAAATTAACTAGGAAGTGTGTAAACATATTAATACCATAATCCTTAGAAATCATAACTTATTGAATGAGAATTCCACTCATAATGACAAGATTATGTTTATGGAGATAAAGTATGTATGGAAAATCAGTTATCGTTTCACTGCTAGTATACTCACAACTTATCTGCAAACTGCATCTTTTATATTCTTAAACTGTTGCTAGAACACTCAACTTCAATCTATATATTTTTGTGTAAAggtttctgattttataatgcAGAGTGGAGGAAATGGTTCACTAGCTGTAGACTACTTTACTTTTTCATCAAGCATTGCAGATCATTTGAGGTCTGCATCACTTGTGATAAGTCATGCAGGTATGTTCCTAATTGCTTCTCCCTTTTCCTTAACAATGTAACACTTTAAGGATATGGTTTCAGGGGGTTTATTCCCTTTCTTCCATACAAGCATAATATACTATTTAACTAATCAGTTTGTCATTTTATGGGTCAGTTTTTGGCTGTTAGTAACAAGAATAATCCAAGCAAAACAAAGATAAAAGCATTTTGTTTTGAGGTTAAGACATAATTGTATTCTTACAACATTACTAGTAATTAGTACTTATGGTGTGTAGTTGTTTATTATGTGTACTACTGTTCTTATGATTTGACTTATCAATTCTGCTGCGTGATCTTTCATTTTCGGTTTGTATCCTTTTCCTTCCGTTACAGTAGATAATTTAACAAtgttattttaagtttaaattctAAAAGTGTTCCACATGCTCTGTTTTGTTGAATCAACGATTTGTTGTCACTTGcttaaaagtattattattgataatacGTGTGATTCTACTTGCAATGTTCTAGGGTCAGGAAGCATATTCGAGACATTGCGTCTCGGCAAACCCTTAATTGTTGTGGTGAATGAGGACTTAATGGACAATCATCAAACCGAATTAGCCGAAGAACTAGCAAATAGGAAGCATTTATACTATGCTCGCCCTCAAACACTAAATCAGATAATCAAAGACATGAACTTGGATTTACTTGTCCCTTACCATTCAGGTGATGCCACTCCTGTAGCAAAGCTAGTCAACAGGTTTCTAGGATTTCCTGATGATTGTTGACAAGAACTAATAAAGTTTCATTACTTCAATCCACTCATAACTACATCATCCTTGAGAACTAACTAACAAGCATTTGTTATGCTCTTTTCGGGTGTTCATatttcattttctttctaaatcaAATAACTTACTTGTTtggtattattttttgtatttggcTTAAGTTATAATGCTTCTCCTCGTACTAGGTCAATATATCTCTATCAAaacagaaaaaaagaaagagagcaGAGCAGTGGACATTCATGGGTGAACAACAGATAATGAGATGGTTGTTACATTGGCTTGATTTGTTTCCTCATCACCCTTTTGATCTCGGACTTGCATTGGGGTTTGGTGATGTCTTGCTGAATAAAAATGGTGCCTGGGATTGGCACAACCCAATGCAAATCCATACCCACAACGAGGCTTCCACGTGGCACCCTCTAAGTGGCTATTTGCCGCTGGAGAAGCACAGAGATCGAGAACAGCTCCAGTGTTGCGAAACAATCCATACTTGTCAATTGTCATCAAGTTCTATTATCACTCACTTTACTGTAAAAATCATCTTTACGCCTTTGATTCTCTATACCCATTGATTGAATGAATTCATCAACAACTGCTATGTAAATTATGAGTTTACTATAACACCAAAATGATAATAATCCAAGCACAATAGTTTAAATTTGATTCAATCTAATTTGTAAAAGTACGGATTGTATTGGTTATTTTGGattagttactttttaatattaaattatttaatatttataagaaaattattttttttttcatataattaataacaaaataaaataagttattgttattttatgtcttcaataacaaattaaaataaagaaaataataaataataaattcaaaggaagaaaaaaaattgtatttataaaaaaaatgtttaattttgctttaaattatatgtaaaaaaaattatatattaaaaaaagaatatacaTTTCATCTatttagttttaaaatataattatattatatgtattaaactttttaattattattttttcttacattaaaatgttaattgtatatataatatttttaattttttttataaatatgtgcagattggattgggTTGGATTGAATCGTGCGAATTAAATTGAATCggttattttatgaacacccctagataCATCTATTTAACTAATTGAGCTTGTTCGGCTTATTAAACCATTTATCAATCATCCCGAATATTATTAATAACTATTAtttaggggtgtgcataaatcatCAAATCTAATAataaccgaccgatccaattacaaTCGACTGTcaaacattggatatccaataGTGATCGGATCGGATTAGATGctatttttgaatatttaattggattagatcggatGTTGGATGAGGTGTCCAAAAATCTAATATatccaatcgaactaattagtgtttttatttagtttggatgagtaattatattttatattgttatacctaaaatatgtatatataaaaattaacattaaaattttacttttttttttttctcagggactggatggatccaatccaatgcaATACATATTGGATCTAAAATATTGAAttgatccgatccgatccaaaaaatactaggtCTTAAATATTGAATTAACTTAAACTAAatcaataaatatacatataaaatacaTCCAACGGATAGAACAGATCCAATACAACATCCAATGAATGTTGAATCGAATGGATGATTgagatggtaaaatctaacatccaatatataattggatcAAATCTAGATTCGCCTACAAATATTAGATGTGGTCAAATAAACATCCCtactaataacaatattattttcaaaaaccaAGATTGATTAAGCTTTTAGTCAAAATAAATAGGTTTCTAAAAGTATTTGAATTCATTCATTCTAAAGCCACTGTAATAACCAGCCACGTGGCATCACTAGTGGTCCTTTTGGTTTTTTAATTAcctgttttattattattattctttaataatataataaacatgttTAACTGGTCTAACACctgataattaatattaatacccTCCTCCTGCATTACTGCTTATTTATCATCATATCATTACTTCtctcatactttttttttgtttgtttggtaTGTCTTAAACAGAAAGTGACAACACTAAAAAAGTAAACTATTCTTCAAAATAGTGAGTGACTTAatcaaaatcattaataataatatgattcttgtttagtaaaattaaaatggAAAGAATAAAGTACTTGTGACTTGTTGTGaggattttatttttatctactATACCTCTCATTACTATTGGTTTAATACTATGATATTCCTTACTTTCAACcacattatttaatattattatcttttaataaatttttaacagAAAATGGTTAAGTAAAGAGATCTCACACTtcctttttagaaaaaaaaaataaataataaataattaaaaaattagctaccacaattaaaaagaaaattccaaTACTTTGAGTGTTGTAATCATTAATATCAGAATAATGGAATTTGTgttgtttttccttttttgaAGGCACTAAACAAGTAGGTAAgtaattttaatgaaaaaaaaaattacaaaaaaataatgatatacaataataacaaaatgAGAGTTTTTTTTGGTAGCAATAACaagatgagatttttttttttattatttttttacaataataaaaaatgatattttttatttttgaaaataaaaagatGAGATTTGAGCTACCAAAAGAATGATAAAA is part of the Cannabis sativa cultivar Pink pepper isolate KNU-18-1 chromosome 5, ASM2916894v1, whole genome shotgun sequence genome and encodes:
- the LOC115717181 gene encoding uncharacterized protein LOC115717181 isoform X2, encoding MLGDAMDFMEPKKKIVFVTVGTTCFDALVKTMDTQVVKEELFRRGYTHLLIQMGRGSYVPTKSGGNGSLAVDYFTFSSSIADHLRSASLVISHAGSGSIFETLRLGKPLIVVVNEDLMDNHQTELAEELANRKHLYYARPQTLNQIIKDMNLDLLVPYHSGDATPVAKLVNRFLGFPDDC
- the LOC115717181 gene encoding uncharacterized protein LOC115717181 isoform X1, with amino-acid sequence MIHNQLGDAMDFMEPKKKIVFVTVGTTCFDALVKTMDTQVVKEELFRRGYTHLLIQMGRGSYVPTKSGGNGSLAVDYFTFSSSIADHLRSASLVISHAGSGSIFETLRLGKPLIVVVNEDLMDNHQTELAEELANRKHLYYARPQTLNQIIKDMNLDLLVPYHSGDATPVAKLVNRFLGFPDDC
- the LOC115717181 gene encoding uncharacterized protein LOC115717181 isoform X3 — translated: MDFMEPKKKIVFVTVGTTCFDALVKTMDTQVVKEELFRRGYTHLLIQMGRGSYVPTKSGGNGSLAVDYFTFSSSIADHLRSASLVISHAGSGSIFETLRLGKPLIVVVNEDLMDNHQTELAEELANRKHLYYARPQTLNQIIKDMNLDLLVPYHSGDATPVAKLVNRFLGFPDDC